AAGACCTCTCTTGAGGATCATTTCAATTGGAGTTGGAATAGTAACACACAGTGGTAGAGATTACTTGGGCATTATCATTGGGCCTAATAAGCCTATTAACCAAGATGCCAATTTAACCATTATTTGCTTAGGAGTAGTTTGAATGTGTTGGAATCGCAACACATTTTTGATTCCTCATATGCTTCCAAACATCACAGATCTACGCCGAGACGTCTTTATGCTTTCTAATGCATGCAGTACAGGAATCCCCGGTCCTCAAGTTCACATACCTGTCCAATGGCCTCACATGCTCTACATATCCAAACCAAATCCATCCTTTAGAATCTTTCCTTCCATATGTTGGATCCACTTTtgctttttttttctaaaaaaaatcctttAGATCATGATTTAGCTCCCCATGAGTTACCATCAATCTTTTTCCCCCTCTCCCTTTGGCGCACATCCATGAGCGCCTGCGACTTGAGGAgaagggaagggaagagaagaagaCTACGTGGAGTCCACTCTGAAGTCCAAAGCTTTAGTGGCCTAGTCAACTTTAATCACTCCCTTACTGCCTTTCCAACATACGATAAAGCAAATGTAAATGCTTTAATTTTCGGCAAAAGGCATTTCCCAGTCAATGGCTCCTCGATTTGGATCTCGGGCCGAGAGAAAGCTAAAGAGAACCCAATGAGACGGAAACGATGGGGAGGAGAAAGATCAGGTAGCTAGCCATATTGCACGGTGTGCATGGTGTCATCAAAAACTctctcaaacaaaaaaaaaaaagacgccATGGCACGTTGCGGCAGCAAtgctgcagcagcagcagcaggaatATTACTTTTTGCACTCTGCCCGACGTAGCATGGCCAAAACAATAATATACGTCCTGATTAATATTAATGATTAATTGCATTAGTAGATGATGGAACTTGGAAGGTTCAAAAAGATGGGAgaaggaagagagaaagaaggcGACTAAATTCCGGGAAATATGGCTTTGGAAGCGTACATGTATCTACCCGGCGAATTAAAATCGAGAGGAGTCTGCGACTGACATGACTGAAGGGTGGTCGTCCGATTTTCATCGATTAACCACAGGCATTGACTGCTGCACAGCAGTCCAAATTGTTCTCTCTGCTGTTGGTTCGCTTTCTTATTGCGTTGCTTCTTGGCATTTTGTGTGGACAAAGAAATGGGGCAGCACGAGGACAGGGAATCTCTGAGAACCATCACGTTCCTCAGTCGTTGGTTTAATTTGCCACCTCGCCGAGTAAAGAGAGATCGAAGATGGCCGATCCATTTCCATCCTCTTTCCATATGCTAACCtagtaattaattaatcaatacatGCATCTGACAGTGTTTCTGAAATCGAACTTAGTTCTTaatttagtattaattttttattacatGTCGATGTCTAGAATAATCTAGATCAAGTGAAACATTAAATATTAATGACTAGTCTTTCTGTTCTTTTTGATGGATGTAGTTGGAAATCGAAGTGGACGAGAAATGGATTAAGATCGGGTTATTTACATTAACTAGATCTCAAGAAATACAGGAGAAAACTAAAGGTAGCAACATACCCTACGAAAAAGCTCGCTGATTAACTAAAATgttaaaaaaagagaagaaattaAAAGACTAAAATTAATCAAGAAGATTATTAAGGGGATCGTGACGGCGTTAGATTTAGTCCCAACTCGTCCTTTTCGACCACGAGGCGTAGCTTGGTCGACGGCGGAGGCTCGTCGACGGCTTGCAAGCTAGCTCGCTTCGAACGGGCAGTGCCGGCGCTGAGGGGCACCCCGAACAGCTTCGGCTCCTCGCCGCTGCTCTCTAATTCGTTCTTATTAATGTCGTCGtcgagcggcggcggcggcggcggggaCGTTGGCTCCTCTGCGATGGTGAGGGAGCTGCTGGAAGCAGGGCTCCCGGAGTTTCCGCCCCGGACCGGCGGCAGCCTACGGTGGGTGGAGGAGAAGAGCAGGCCGGAGCTGGGGGCGACAGGCTGCACGTGATTCTGCACGAAGTAGATGATGTCGTTGTAGAGCTTTCGCATGTGCGTCAGCTCCGCCACCAGCGCCTCGTTGCTCCGCCGCAGCCGCTCGTTCTCCGCCATCAACGCCGCGGCGCCCGTCGCCGCCGCCGGCGGCCCTCTGATGCCATTCGCCGCGGCCTCATTGCcgcagaggaggaggaggcgggaGGGGGGACCGTCTGCGCCCGGCTTCCAGCCGTGGGCGGCGGCGGCGAGGCGGTAGTCGTCGAAGTGGGAGTAGAGAGGGAATAAGGGAGAGGAGGAAGCCACCAAGGGGAAAGACGAAGAAGAGGCGGCCACGGAGCAGGTCTTGCGGCGGTGGATATCGCAGAGGAGGTGCTTCTCTCCTTTGCGGAAGAACTCGTTAGCGAACTCCCATCTCTCCGGCACCACCTTTCGAAATCCCTGTAACAAGAACAACAAATCCTGAGTCTCAAATTTCTACTCATTCGATCGGTCGATTACTTAGTTCGGAGTAACGCGGCCTACATAGGTGTTGAGTTGGCGGACGAAGCTAGAGAAGTTATTGTGCTTGAAGAAGTTGGGAAGGATGTCGCGGGCGAACTCGGGAGGCCGCCACACGATGAAGGTGGAGACGCGGTCGTCGCCCCAGGAGACAATGTGGTCGGTGGCAGGGTCGTCCACCAGCTGATACGTCTTCGTCAGGAACGGCGCCGGAACAGGCTTGTGCGCCTCGGCTCCTccccccgccgccgccgccgccgccgcttccCAACAACGCTCCATCATTAGTGCCGCGCGCGTCGCAGGGAAGTGGAGCGAACTTTGCTCGGGCGTAATTTAAATATTAACAGCGCACAAGGCGATCGACCGAGGTGGAATGTGCGTCCTTGTCGGTGCTATGGAGACTCGAGAGGGAGGGAGAAAGAGAGAGTTTGGGATTCAGCTTTCAAGGTAAGCCCGTGGCCGTGAGGGAAGGCCGGGCTCCTTTTATTGACCTTTATCGTATCTTTTGTGACGTGAACGGCCTCGTTTGTTCGCTTCGGACACAAAACGaaagtaaataatattaattaattcattaattaGAAACAACAGCCCGATATGAAttcaagattttatttttatttgagagGGACACGAGACGCAGACGAAAGTGGTTGATTCtgtgtctgatcacctgatccgAAAATTGATGGCGACTGATAAGTTTTCAATGTTGGTCAGGTACGCATGTATGTCTTTATACTCTACTGCCTGAATAATTGCGTACAGGCGAAAATAATTAATCTTACTGCAGAGTGCCAAGTTTCATTACTAATGGTCCAgatcaatatatttattttactAATTGATGATGAGACTCTAATATTCATGCTTGCTAAAATCCCCAAGGATTCTCTGCGCTGCTGCATCCATGGCATGTATGCAATGTAATGTACTGTAGAATGTACTGTACACGATCAGAGAAAACGAAGGCATCTTTTCCAAAATGCTTCCTGTGTTAGATCCCTTTTCGGTAATGAATTAATGTGAGGATATTTCGTTTTATTCAGAATCTGTACGTTTCAGAAAAAGAATTAGTATATTTCCTGCCATCTTAATTTCTTTATAAGGATTGATGGACCAAAAAAACAGGATTATTTTCAGTAATGCATGGTGCGTATTTAACCAAAAGATGATTGAAGAACGGCTCCTTTCCCCAAAAAGTTATCGATAGAGGAATTTTTCAGGAGGATTCATATTCAGCTTTTTCAGCTAAATGACCAGGATTTGACCATGCACTTCACAGACGGAACTCCATTAAGTATTAATACGGAATCTTATGAGTGGAACTAAAAAGTGACATGAAAATTAAATGTAAGATGATATGATAgtcaaaattaaaatgaaaatgagATTGAATGAAAGTTAGGATGTTATTTTCATTATATCTTAGTTCCTCATTTGATATTAAGACCTTTAGTATAAGGACCGTCGGCTTAAAGGTTGATTGtgcttgaaaattttaatatttcacTTGTGAATAATCGGATGGCACCGAAGTTGCTCGAAATCATGACCCACACCGCATAACTCTATTATATACCCAGTCAACCGGTCGGACTTGTTTAAACTTAGTGTTTAGTCGCAATATATCGCTGAATGTCTCTATTGTTCTTGTAGTTGGCACCAATAATCAAATatgagttttgataaatgacaagtgaattaaaattagatgtgtttgtaatctaaccttgttaccaagtGTGTAAGGTTAACTAACTTGATGGGTCAAGAGGATTAGACATCAAACAAGAAGTTCAGTCAGGATGTGCGATTCCCGATTGGCAaagtccagatgtgggattctgACAGTAGATAGAGATGTTCGATTCTTGATAGATTGAAGTTCGGAGGTGCAATTTTGGCAGGAGATTGAGATGTTCGATTCCGGATTAGTAAAGTCTGGATGTGTGATTCTTGATAGATTGGACATCGATGAGGTAACTCGACACTTGGTaaatgaaggtaagtcactggaggagagtgactcagtgagaacACATCTCGTTTGAGGGGACAGTAAGCGTCGGTCTagtttagatccattttagatccctaaactgagacattGACTAATTCCTGGTCTTAGaagaatatgaactaattattactgcttattattattgtgctaacttttattttgtaaattaaatatttttgtgttggactaacacattttgtaagaCAAAAGAAGCACAAAATATCTCAGGTGAACAATACCCGAGGTGCCTTCGGGAGCTTGGATGACACCTTTAGTACTGTTCATGAAAGGCGCTTTCGAGAGTTTAGAAGATGCCTTCAGTCGGATAAGGCAGAAGGTTCTGTCGATGATAAGGAGCAGATTTATCTAGAAAAAAGTTtgcctatggaagacgccttcggtGCTATGGAAGGTCCCTTCCATCCCTTATAAAAGAAACATTCGACCAAGACTTTCACATCATCTTTTCTACAATCTTCTATGCGTCCTTTTAGCATTCCTACTGCTCCGACTTCCCGCTGCTCTGATACGATACTACTACGCCCGATCACTACTGAGGAGTCATCTAACACCGAACCTGATCCAATCATCTACAAAGATATTGGGTAACAAACTTTaatattgtacttaaattgttgcataaaggaaagtgtagcgtgttacacttttCTGGTTCTTCTTTTGTACTCGATCCTCTCTTTCGGCGGTTCCGGAAGaggctattagtggattgcctatcGATAGATCCGTGGAACCTAGGTCTTgggtaggagtcgtcgaaggctccgaaccaaataaaactgCTTGCGTTCTTGTACTTTCctgttttcatttttttcattgtgcttactttgtttttaaaagtaaaagataattttaaaaaccacgtgattcatcccccctCCTCACATGCTTCTTGATCCAACATCTATGGTCGGGGCGGACTTAATAGGCCTATTCTCCATTCAATGTCAAGACATACAGAATAAACTCGAATGATCCTAAAGTTGATTGAATATATGAGGTTCATTTTTCCAATTTTGCAATGTTGCTCTCAGCTTACAGATGTATCCTACAATGAAGTACAACCTTCAATATAAATCGGACTGTCACAAGGTCAGTCGTACCTACGAGTCTGAGCACCTTGTTATCTAAATGTCAATCCCCATCAAACGACCGATCGATCCTAAAGTTAATCGAACCCGCGAGACTTGACTCCTCATTGCTTATCAGATCTTCAGCATGAGCCTACGAGCATATTGCCAGCCAGACTTATAGTCGGTCGTACTTATGGGATTCAACTCCCTCTTCACAGGGCAAAATACATAAGgttatttgttagttagagccctagagtcaatcatttgatgattgtattatggacttgttgtatcatattcttatataaataaaagcatttggttttggttattatgcttacttgtattggtgccaaataaactaagtataatagcgtccttgagtagagggttcttacttatatcaatcggttagttgaaccgatagtgagatgatatagggaacactactcttaatcattcctagttgagtattaacattcagggacaatgttaatgcaataagactagcatgtatgtcaactcgatgacttgatatcacaagtcatggatatggagatatcaagttgacacatgagtatgcattggagaatgtatactgaatgacccgccatgagaaagtatcatggatcgttatatgagtgtcatatactttctcatgtgactattagtatgactactagtcattagacctgaagtcaccatgattccctacataaggagttatgtattttggtttcgtcaaacgtcacccgtaactgggtggactataaaggcgatttactgagtatgtaacaaattatacggagggatgtgagtgatgtagataggatctatccctcctatatgacgggagtgacatcgatattcttgatagagtgagaccacgaagtacatgaccatgcctaaatgagtcaatatgagatattgagctcatttgatttagtgagtctacttggagttcaagatttagattggtcagaggatgacacggtctatgtgtaacgcccacccttcttacccaaccaaaggcggcgctacgttcttatactacttacgtacatgttttactataacagcggaagaataaaaactttaaagaatttaatttattaagcataatatcacatattctgatttgttcaaatattgattctataactaatcatattaatttgtccgaatcgttctttgccgagccaccaccacacacatcactatctgctcctcctgctgctccgttgttccgaatatccgtcccccatatctgcggtacaaggaaagtaagctatgagcactcatggctcagtaagttcctttcctactcactgaaaccgaaaatcatcgtatatcaatatcatgcgtaatatcataagcatataacatacaagggtatcatattcataccatattatcacatgacattatatctaatcatcagataattcaagtacatatgtaggcaatgcatcatgaatttgaaaacttatactaataagtacttgaaattaatatcatcattaaggggatcccggtttgtaccacatacataatgcgcgcgcttcttaagtaggtccaaggtagcaagtcttgaaccctaccatacatacatactaggtccgagtcttactccatcgacctagggcattcagaagcccatttctaacgaggcccgagtcttattccatcgaccccggggcgtttacggagcccacccttggtacaaaccatacaaaaataatttatcatgcataactatcatatcatatctctaacaatctttcatgcatttcattttttcatttcttttcattatgtatagcatttcctatgctattacatatcatggcatttacataacataaatttcattcttttctcattatgtatagcatttcctatgttaacacatatcatggcatatacataacataaatttcattcttttctcattatgtatagcatttcctatgctatcacatatcatgacatatacataacataaatttcattcttttctcattatgtatagcatttcctatgctatcacatatcatggcatatacatagcataaatttcattctttctcattatgtataacacttcctaggttcctttcccttttttttttccttttattttcaattatcttctaaacaagaaaacaaatacatgatccttaacatttcatagggagaacctcgtactagttgggtaaaacaataatttccctagcctcttaaaaatatttttggccgaaattctagggttaagtactcctttgatcaagcatcatataggtgtaaaaacatgaagaatatcccttttatatggcatagaaaatctatcatgtagtgtagacttagttaaacctcactagatttcgaaagctcttcttaaccgaattttctcaaacttgtttctaggttttaaaatcctcataaaatctgaaaaatatataaaaagccttgtaccacaggtgaggggaagcttaccttcttcgcttaagtttcctagatttgagaacttgcttggggacctttcttccttgcttgcttgctcggcaccaatggaggagaagagtggctaggtcttttggtggagaggaggagggagaagagacctcttcctcttgtgttgctcggcaacaacaagaaagaaaagagggagggagtgaggaggaagaagaggtttcttcctcttgtgttgctcggcaacaagaagaagaagagagggagaggtgagtctcggcacaaaagggaggagaggaggagaatgagtgggggatgaagttgaagtcacccctccatgcctatttatactaaaatgaggggaggaaacttgacttgatccatcctccctattcatttctccccttaaatgacaagaatattctagagaaatgccttttgagttctctcttttctttcccttaatttctctcttttctctcctttaattaaaattcctatctctcctcttacaatatcctctcctatcccacttggttaacacatgcatgcatccacaagagaaccaaggatcaaaacttgtttatgtatatttttatttctttttacttccttttccttttaagtagaaagaatcctttcttattcttaactacttaatcctttctctccttatcaataattctcctatcccctttggtatcctatacatgtttcttacaagagatccaaggttcaatctctcttctaacattttattttcttttgtacataataattcgtatattactatattatgcattatgcataaatatttcatacatatatatattatctcatatttcttccttttgtccatattaatt
This genomic stretch from Zingiber officinale cultivar Zhangliang chromosome 7A, Zo_v1.1, whole genome shotgun sequence harbors:
- the LOC121999896 gene encoding heat stress transcription factor B-4c-like, encoding MMERCWEAAAAAAAGGGAEAHKPVPAPFLTKTYQLVDDPATDHIVSWGDDRVSTFIVWRPPEFARDILPNFFKHNNFSSFVRQLNTYGFRKVVPERWEFANEFFRKGEKHLLCDIHRRKTCSVAASSSSFPLVASSSPLFPLYSHFDDYRLAAAAHGWKPGADGPPSRLLLLCGNEAAANGIRGPPAAATGAAALMAENERLRRSNEALVAELTHMRKLYNDIIYFVQNHVQPVAPSSGLLFSSTHRRLPPVRGGNSGSPASSSSLTIAEEPTSPPPPPPLDDDINKNELESSGEEPKLFGVPLSAGTARSKRASLQAVDEPPPSTKLRLVVEKDELGLNLTPSRSP